The window GGGTTGAGACTCACATTGCAAAAATTGAAACTGAGATTGGTGATATTTCGAAACTGCTTGTGACTCGTACGCTTAGACTCAAGAAGTTTGGTATACCTTGCAAACATGTAAGTTCctgagactctctctctctctaattcttCTCTATATTTAAGTTGTTTAGAAAAAAGCCTGATACTTAAGTTCATCATATAGGTTTGTAGCGGTTGTTAATATGTTAGGATATATAAATCTGCTACCTTGAACTTGTTTCATTATGTAATTTGGTGAAGTAACTTATTGTAATCAAGgggaatcaaaccaaaaagttGACTTCTTGAACTTTTTTTGGGTACCTGTAAGTTCTGTGTTATCTAATCCTGTTTCAGTTTAGGATGTTACTTGAGAGTTTCATTGTTTCCTGTCACTTACTTAAGACATCTTTCCTGTCATGAAACATGTTATAATAGGTTTGGTGAACCACACCCATCATTTGCTGGCTCGATTTTTTCAATTCTCTAATTTACTCGATCATTATGGATTCTGATTTTGCAGAGGAAACTCATACTCAAATACAGCCACAAATACAGGCTAGGGCTATGGAAACCTAGAGCTGACGCTATAAAGGTGTGATTGATAATTTCTCTGCTCGTCGACTTCCCGTTGCTATctcattcttgtttttttgctaCTGAAATGAGTTCTCCTGAGAGTGATTTAGGCATAGCAGTGTTGTCCATTacttgaatttttcttcatgtATCTTCTTAGGGGTATCCCATATGGCATAACTTGAACATGAAATCGTTTCTAAGGCTAGATGGATCATGAGCATTGAGTATTTTGAAACTTTGCCAATCATAACCTTTTCTTACGGAAGAACAGAACCACTTATGACAGTTTATAATGGTCCAAGCT is drawn from Camelina sativa cultivar DH55 chromosome 8, Cs, whole genome shotgun sequence and contains these coding sequences:
- the LOC104706991 gene encoding uncharacterized protein LOC104706991; translation: MAWMRLIQSARSVLTTTPPSSNLNLSRFYSKPAPYPVKVGIPEFLSGIGGGVETHIAKIETEIGDISKLLVTRTLRLKKFGIPCKHRKLILKYSHKYRLGLWKPRADAIKV